TTTACTCCAGGTACTTTGCAGGTGTTGAACAACATTCTGAACTGGTCCATATCTAATACAGTGTTGCCAGATTTTTGGGGAGGGAGTCTTTCCCTAAAATACACgagggaaagacaaaaaaacacattagataTATAACTAACTTCAAGTAAAGGAAAGAGCAACTTTTACTTAACACACCACTTAAACAGTGCAAAATGTGTCTTACGTGCGGATCAGGTCCCAGTACTGTAGTGTGTGCCAGGTGCTGATACTGGCCCTCTGCAGTTGAGTTCCCTCTTCCGGGGGCCAGCAGTGCTCCAGGTAGGGCGCCGGGCCGCCAAAGTTCACATTCAGCTGAGAGGGGATGCGGACTTCAAGATACGCAGCATCCAACCACCACTCTTCCagctgaagaataaaaagaaaaattctcACAGAAGTAAAACATCCATGACTGAGGATCATCATCTGTAACTCCAAAACAAGGCACTCAGCACTCCATTACACACCCAGTTCTTCTTTGTCTCGGCTCTTTGCAGTAGTTTGTGGTGCAGCTCTTTGCCAACTCCCTCTTGAAATGTCCGAACTATGTCCACTGTAGCCTTAAACTCGTCCTCACGTGCAAAGGGTCGAACTGATGGAAAACATGTCAGTACAGAATTAGTCAGTTTAGAGCCTGCAGGTCATTGTGAAGTTTCAGCCTCTTGTGAAAGTGGTTGATTTAATTCTGCTGGCATTAAAAGGTTGAAAATGCTCACGTATACAACCAAAATGAAACATACTAAACATACAAGGCCGAAATAAAACTTGTGTGTACTATTACAATATTTAGGTAGCAGTGACCTATTGAAATTCATTAGGGGCATTTTGTTGTTTGAACAATGGTGCAAAGGAACTTTGTTCGAGCTCAATGATAACGGCTTTGCTCCGCTCAAGGGTCAAATTACAGAATAACACCATATTTCATCTTGCACAGGGCTGGAATATTACCTAAATAGTGGTTTACagcttttgttttgcaaaatgtttgaagtttgaaaaccttaagttcttaaacagaacTGTTCAAAGTTGCTATCCTACCTGCATTTAGGTACTTTGAGAGGCTCATCTCTAGTGACGGGACAGGCAAGGACGGCATGCTGCTTTGATACTGAAAGGTCCGCTCCGCTAGGGACTCTGACGGATGATTATCCATTTCTTCTTTCTGGAAGGAATTAAAACTgaatacaacaaataaacatgtgTGCCAATATTTTCCTAAATCAAATGTTTGAGATTTCACATACAGGTAGTTCAAAACCAAAAAGCAGTAATTCTAGCTTATGTGGAACTATTTACTTTGCAAAGTAAAACTTATGTTTCtttgaaaacatctgtaatGATTACTGTGAAATGTACAAGTAAACAATATTCTGGTTATCATTTTGCATCGACAATTACGGTAATTTATCCAAAGCTCATGTAGGCAATCGGCTACAGTTCTATTGTTTAAATCAGCATTTCTTTCAGAGCTTTAACTTGTAATATGAGATATTTTagataaaaacaatgtttttccaGTAAACAGGGCAAAGTTAATAGGATCAGTGTGAGCGCGAGGTGGAGAACGTTATTCTGTTACTGTCAACAACAATGTCGGACGTGCAACAATACGTTAAATAGTACAAATACTTCATGTAAAAACGCCACTCCTCGCTTCCCGACACGATGCACAATAATACTAACCTTATAAATGATTGTGTTGACTTGATGTCCCCGCGTCCAGACACAAGTGAAGTTATGCGTGCTGCTGTTTGCAGACCGTTTACCTTTGACCCACTGAATCTGCATTGACTCACAACACCGGCTGAGGCCGGAAGATCCTACTGCGCATGCGCcgatccccttttttttttaacccagtAAGAGGCGACGTTACATaacattcatttaataaataaattaaacagacgacaccagaaaaaaaaatccacactgTGTATTTCTAATTATTGGATGCAGATACACTGGTCAATGACATGATAACCCTTTCTAAATAGCAAAGCCAGACAATTCTTGCAAATACACCATGCAGCCATTAGTATGTGGACACAATTGACTCCATACTTTTCTGTAGTTATGAACTGGCTCAGTTTTGTCGACGGTTTGGATTAAACCAAATCAAGTGTTATCCTTAAAAGATCGCTTCATAATAACATTCATACGGCTGCATTGAAAGAGGTTTTagagcagtgattctcaactggtgggtcgcggacccgtttttaatgggtcgcggGCGTTTGCCTGAggaaataaaaattagaattgacagctggctgttttgctttttcattaaacttgtttttgtgttggcacacgtattctgtctccatactatctcaggttcaaactgcactatattttcattaaacaaatttgagaagttgagaatgttcctcgatttgggtcgtggcttgtcattaaggggtgatggtgggtcccggagccagaccagttgagaaccactgttTTAGAGGAAAGAGGAGTAAACATTCCTCCTATTTGAACAGGTCATTAAGCAAAATTTCAGaggttttattttcatgttagACATTCTCTCCTGTTCAGAAATCAAGCTACATATGATAGTTCATGTGAATACAATATATTGCTGTGCAAATAGACATTGCAAGAGTAAACTACATAAATGAGATGAATAGCAATTagaacatttttgtatttttttacctTCTATGATGCATCTCAATAATCTTTGTTAAAGAAATCACAcagtacattttaaattcaaCTTTATCAAGAAAGTCCAAGGCTTTATACTCAGAGAAATGTCAGAACCGggcgggaggcaggactcagacgcaaaGCAGGTGTAGGGTGACAGTTTATTCATACAGAGTGCTAACAGATCCAAAAATAAGGTCActccaaaaggaggaaaacaaagctaCTTATCTAAACCTAACTGAGACCTGATGCTGGAACAAACAGAGTTACAAAGAAAAATTACTCGAACGAGGTAAAACTGTGGTCACGAGACTAGAGAAACTATGGCTCTTGGACACTGGCTGGTATGACGACGTAGGATGACACACAGGCACAAGAcgaagggagacgcagactatatgAACACATGGGGGaagagggaacaggtggacacaatcaggaatcagggaagacaatcagactggtgacacatcaGGAAGGGCAatgaacctgaaacgagaggagaattcatttccaaaataaaacaggaagtcacgaaaacaaacgtggagacaggacaaaaacccaacttgacatgGAGGTGTGATAAGAAAATGTAGATAAAGTCACAGTTTGTAAAGTTAATTTATGATTAAAGCAGTCATTCATTACAAAGCCATGTGGACATTCTGCAGTCTTTCACTTAGCAGACACACGACCCAAATTAAAGAAAAGTGCAGTGACTGAATAAAAGGTAATAATCAGAAAACCAACACTTTCCAGAAGTACTGTACAGGAGTTACCAAATAAATGTGCCACACCTCATCGCCTGTGAAGGCAACACAATTAGTTATCGTATCTCCAGATATTAATAGTTTAAGCATTTCCCTCCGAGCCGTCGGCCCATCGGTCTCCACCTGCACTACTTGAGAAAATGCTGGTTCATAGTGGGGCAGAAACACAATCACATGGTTGTTTCATGTGGCCGACGTGCAGAAGTAAAGGACTTCCATGTGCAAAAGGCAAATAAAATCATCTTAACTAAAAATATGTGCAGGAATAAAGCCAATAATTATTGGAGGGTGAAATCTCTACAATACAGGACAATTccttttcaaaaggtttaattttTTGAAGCATCGATTTCAATCagaaagtggaaatgatcaaaaTACAGTAGAAATGTTACTGGTCCTGCGACGGTAGCCGGTGTGAGCCGACTTGAAATAGTTCCCAGCAACGAGTTGCCCTGCAATCTCAACACTGCATGGGTTACCTTCAAATTCAAATAATGTATATAGACAATTGAATGTACAGAGTCACAGAGTAACGTAAGTGCTATTATCATAATAGAGAAATCAAATGCCAACAACACTCAAGCAACAGTTCTTTTCTTCATAGTCCACCATGAGAGTTGAGTGTCAGTTGAATATTTACTCACTTGAGTCTCAGCATCGGCTTAATGTAAaggcaacatttaaaaatgaataatatccAGTTATAAAGTATGAActcataaaaacataattaataaCAAAAGAATTTACCATAATTTGTCTTATTCACCACTATGCAATTAAGTGAATAGATGTGTAATAATACCAAAGCCGGTGGCTTCACATGCAGTACaaattgtgtgagtgtgagttcTTATAGCTGAGATGTGGTGGCCAAGTGGAACATCTCATGCAAGGAGCTACAGAAATTGTTGAATAATGACGCAGCATCGGTCTCACGGCAAGATTTCCACGCTGAGATGGAGACTACAATCCTGGAGGGAAGaagacaaagtggatatgagtGCAGATCCTGAAGCTGCAATAACTTGTATTGAAGTtacccttctctccctctctctcttctgccaAAGAGCATGTAAAATGTTGTGATCACAATTAATCCATATGTTTGGCTGATTACACATGTCGTACAATAGATTAATTTACAGGCTATGTATGAATTAAACCAATTGAGCTGGGCAGACGGGTTCTATTACAGTGAGCTTCTGTGTGAGTGTACGTGCACAATGTTTACAGTATATTGATCACAGAGGGAATAAAGAGCAggcagggaaaaaaacaagttttgaAATGCTTTAATTCAGAGTCGATGTGTTATCTGATTGAGCTGATGGAGATGCAGCAATAAACTTgggcaaataaaataaaagactaGCCATTCAAATCGGATGGATATAGCTCTTTAAAATGTGGCATCTACGCTCATAGGTTCAATGCAGCGCCGTAGTAAAAGAAAAGCACCTcgtgtgtgattttgtgtggtttatatatattttttaaatgtaactaGTTAGTATGAATTAACAAGAAAACTCACATTCCAACATAAAACTGAAGTCTTAACACCGTAACACATGGACCATGACCATTGAAGCCAAGGAtcttcagaagaagaaacaggattATGGAAACATGCTTTAGTCttgtctgctcacctgtcaTCTCTAATACGATAGAAGAAGCCATAGCCGCGGTGCACCATGGGAGCCCCGGCCCCCAGAACTGTAGTGTAGCCCGCCAGACTGGACGACAGCACAAagttaccaccaccaccactgcaGACAAATACACAACTCAGTTACAGGCAGACAGAAAAATTCACGATCGAATCCAGTGCCTTGAGTCTGGTTACGTTTCTGGATTGTAGTTATTTTTATCGGACGGATCACTTATTAGAACCTAAAATGCTCAAGTATTTTTACAACTTTATTGTGAAATCCCAAATTCATGAAACAACAATAAACCGTAAAATGAATGATAAAAGAGCTCAACGGATATCGGGATgatcaattcaatttaattcagtTCAATAGATATTCAGGAATAGAGCTTATTAATTTAACATCAGCATCAGACCAGCACTCAGCATCAGTCAAACAATAGTATTCACAAGTAAAATGATTTCCATACTAAATCAACAAGGTATTTCAGCAAAAGACCAAAATGTCTTACcgtaatattaaaaaaaaagacatgcttTAATTGCAAGTGTATTATTTTAAAACGTTCTACTAAAAGCATGTTTGATACCCACACGGACCCAACGATACAACCAGCACTCCGGTGTGGACACCCTGTGCCAAAAAGCAGACAGACTTTACAGACGGTACCTTTTTGCATAGAGGGGGTCCAGGAAGAGTTCTGGAGTGGGTTGTCCCTCCTCTTTGGCAATCAGATACAGCCCGAGAAGATGCCTGTCAAAACCTGCCAACGATGTCACAAAATGATGTGGACTTACAATCCAGTAAAACAGGAGCCTGAGCATCTTTTGCTTCTGCACTGACAGTATTTAATGCACTGTACCGTTTGGAGAGGGATTTAAATCAGAAACTTAGCATTTGAGGGaaccatttaaaaacaagacaCGTTTAGAACGTAGCATTacatttaacaatatttatttcattatttatgatATTATAAATCGTGCATTagttaaaaacatgtttacCTTCTAACATTCTAACAACACttttttaaactacatttttggcaaaaaaaatgtatttgtttttgaacaGTTGATGCCAAGAATGCCAAAAATGCCAAGATGTGATTGCTGCAATCCATATACTAGCTTCAAAATCAATCTCCTGTCTTCAACATAGTTTTAGGGAGTGTTCTGGTTTCATGAAATGTGCTTACAGAGGATTGCTCGAACTCTTAAATGCTCAGCGTACATGTTTGCAAAGTGAACCAACCTTTTCCTTCCTGGGCTTCAGCCAtcagtttgttgtgtttaatgAAGGCCAGCCTCATGGCTTTCCTCCTTGCATCAACCTGGAAGAATATTCATTGtaatatgttaaaaaaagaaatcacctcCATACGCTGTGTGGGATTCTGCTACAGATTTTCAGACACGcactgactcactcactcacgtCACATGTGTTGTCCATCATGGCTTTGCACCAGTTCACAGCCTCCTGGGTGCAGGGTCGCATCGTCTCTGTCCTGCCGTGGTAGAACTTGCGAGTCATTGCGGTCTCATAGCAACTTCCAGGCCTGTGGGGGGCCAGAAGAGACAGTTGGGGCTTTTCACCTGAGGCTTCAAAAATCAGTAAGTGCGTGGCCCAAACTGAAACCAGCACGTACCTTTTGTGCATTTTCTGGTAGGCCAACTGCATAGCGAGTTGAACAAAGGTGTCTGGATGCAACTTCTTTTGTTTGATGGCTGCTTTTCCAAATGCTGTGAAGGCGTAACACACAATCTGCATGTCCTGTGCCTATAAAGCCAGCGGCAGAGTAGAAACCCACACAGTTGTGACTATAGACAAGTTATTCTGCATCAGCCGTTTTTTGTTACTGTACTTGGTGTGTTGAAAAGTGTCTCACCGACTCATAGTATTGCCGTTTAGCGTGGCGAATGTCGCTATGGACCTTTTCATCGACCGTGAACACCATCTCTTCGGGGCGGGGAACGGGTCTCACTGTGTCTGAGCCCTACAAAGCATAGTCATCATGGTGTGAAAAGTGACAGATTCACTATTTACATGTATGTAGAGAATAAATGTTAGTTTACCCTCCATTTGCCTTCTGTGTCCTTAATTTTCTGGTCCAGATGCCAACACATAGAAATCAGTACGATGCCATCATATGGTGCGTGCTGCAAAACAATCTTGTATTATTTCCAACTAGCATTAAGAATTATTTGATTTTGGGCAACAACCTTCTTGATCATAAAAACGTGGCATATGGGCTTGATTTAACAGTGTGGCGAAACCTCTTTAGCCCGgcgcgcgcaaacacacactaactcaCATCACAGGTGGATCCAAACGTGCCGTCTGCAAAGGAGAGTGCATTGTATGATTTGTCACCCCAGCGGATGGCGGGATTTCCAGTGAGGGCTTCTGTGGTCAACTGTGATCAGAAGTCACACAATAACACGTGTAACTCTGTAACATTGTTAAAATTCTTTAGTTTTTAAACCCTGTGCAGTGCTTACACTTGTGTAGTTGTCTGGAGTGGAGTACGGAGTGGTTTCATCCAGGGACACAACGAACAGGCTGCTCTGGATGGTCTCCAGGATTGTGCCATTGTGTTGTGGGTCAATGCTTATTAGATGCTCCCTTGCCTGCAGAGACAGTAAATGGTGACAGAGCTGATCTTGAAGTATGATTTTGTATTATTAGAATTTCATTCCCAAATGTAATCCATGAGATTCAGAGCACAAGTCTCCCAATTTACCAGCGCCCAACGAGTCCTCTCTTCTGAAGTGAGAGCAGCCACTCCATCTCCCTCTGGCTCTCCCTCACAGCACTGTTTCACATAGATGAGCTGCCTACgaaggtcaacacacacacacacacaaaaggaagtGAGGCCACATTGTACGCTGGGATCAAGCTCACAATTACAGGGTTTCTGCAGGATTTCAGAGTGTCATAtatcatttaaaagaaacagaaatgtgtattactaaatacaattttttttattatttcccaGCGCCATataacatacatttttttatatcacTACCTCAGTAGTTCCGGAGGAGTGAGAATTTGTCCATCACAGACTGCGTCAAATGTGAAGATCCTTCCACGACAGATGACTATCAAATGGGAGGGGCATGGACCTTCACGCTCTGCGGCACAGCATAAAATATACATTGTACACAACGGTGACTTGTAAGCCGAGAACGTGAGCGCACGCATAGGATGACGGGTCTGAAAGTAAGAGATAAGAATCAATCGATTGTTCTACCGGTCTTGAAGTAGTTACGAATGGTGTCCTTCTTTACTCCAGGAACTTTGCAGGTGTTGAACAACATTCTGAACTGGTCCATATCTAATACAGTGTTGCCAGATTTTTGGGGAGGGAGTCTTTCCCTAAAATACACgagggaaagacaaaaaaacacattagataTATAACTAACTTCAAGTCAAGGAAAGAGCAACTTTTACTTAACACACCACTTAAACAGTGCAAAATGTGTCTTACGTGCGGATCAGGTCCCAGTACTGTAGTGTGTGCCAGGTGCTGATACTGGCCCTCTGCAGTTGAGTTCCCTCTTCCGGGGGCCAGCAGTGCTCCAGGTAGGGCGCCGGGCCGCAAAAGTTCACATTCAGCTGAGAGGGGACGCGGACCTCAAGATACGCAGCATCCAACCACGACTCTTCCagctgaagaataaaaagaaaaattctcACAGAAGTAAAACATCCATGACTGAGGATCATCATCTGTAACTCCAAAACAAGGCACTCAGCACTCCATTACACACCCAGTTCTTCTTTGTCTCGGCTCTTTGCAGTAGTTTGTGGTGCAGCTCTTTGCCAACTCCCTCTTGAAATGTCCGAACTATGTCCACTGTAGCCTTAAACTCGTCCTCACGTGCAAAGGGTCGAACTGATGGAAAACATGTCAGTACAGAATTAGTCAGTTTAGAGCCTGCAGGTCATTGTGAAGTTTCAGCCTCTTGTGAAAGTGGTTGATTTAATTCTGCTGGCATTAAAAGGTTGAAAATGCTCACGTATACAACCAAAATGAAACATACTAAACATACAAGGCCGAAATAAAACTTGTGTGTACTATTACAATGTTTAGGTAGCAGTGACCTATTGAAATTCATTAGGGGCATTTTATTGTTTGAACAATGGTGCAAAGGAACTTTGTTCGAGCTCAATGATAACGGCTTTGCTCCGCTCAAGGGTCAAACTACAGAATAACACTTATTAACCATATTTCATCTTGCACAGGGCTCATTGCAGAGGTGGAATATTACCTAAATAGTGGTTTACAGCTTTTGTTTTCCCAAATGTTTGAAGTTTGAAAACcttaagttcttaaacagaacTGTTCAAAGTTGCTATCCTACCTGCATTTAGGTACTTTGAGAGGCTCATCTCTAGTGACGGGACAGGCAAGGACGGCATGCTGCTTTGGTACTGAAAGGTCCGCTCCGCTAGGGACTCTGACGGATGATTATCCATTTCTTCTTTCTGGAAGGAATTaagacaaaatgcaaaaaaataaacatgtgtgCCAATATTTTCCTAAATCAAATGTTTGAGATTTCATATACAGGGAGTTCAAAACCAAAAAGCAGTAATTCTAGTTTATGTGGAACTATTTACTTTGCAAAGTAAAACTTATGTTTCtttgaaaacatctgtaatGATTACTGTGAGATGTACAAGTAAACAATCACTGTGACAACAGTCTGGTTATCAATTTGGATCGACAATTACGGTAATTTATCCAAAGCTCATGTAGGCAATCGTCTATTGGATAAATAGGCAATTTTTGCGTTTTAACAACTTAAAACAAGTTTTTCCAGTAAACAGGGCAAAGTTAGGATCAGTGTAAGCGCGAGGTGGAGAACATTACTCTCTGTTACTGTCAACAACAATGTCGGACGTGCAACAATACGTTAAATTGTACAAAtacaatgtatgtatgtaaaaatGCACAAACGATGCACGACAATACTAACCTAAAAAATGATTGTGTTCACTTGATGTCCCCGCGTCCAGACACAAGTGAAGTTATGCGTGCTGCTGTCTGCAGACCGTTTACCTTTGACCCACTGAATCTGCGTTGACTCACAACACCGGCTGAGCACGGAAGATCCTACTGCGCATGCGCcaaccccccttttttttacccAGAATGAGGCGATGAcaccagaaaaaaaatccacactGTGTATTTCTAATTATTGGATGCAGATATACTGGTCAATGACATGATAACCCTTTCTAAACAGCAAAGCCAGACAATTCTTGCAAATACACCATGCAGCCATTAGTATGTGGACACAATTGACTCCATACTTTTCTGTAGTTATGAACAGGGTCAGTTTTGTCGACGGTTTGGATTAAACCCAATCAAGCGTAATCCTTAAAGGATTGCTTCAAAAGTTGTGAAAGACAACTTTGAAAGAGGTTTTGCTTGGAGTAAACATTCCTCCTATTTGTACAGGTCATTAAGTAATCCCTTTCTACTGCTACTGTGTTCTAagcaaaaatactttattagGGACCATAAGCCAAAAGCTAATGTGGTCTAATATTCTCCCAATAATCCTCCAAAAAATCAGACCTTCATTCAGGCTGTAATGATCCTTGTTAGTTTAAAATCTTACAAAGATGTGATTTAGAAAATGtggtttgtgttgctgttgaaCTGTATTATGTTATAAATAACCAcaaaaccaaagaaaatgtcagaggttttattttcatgttagACAGAACTCAGTCTCTCCTGTTCAGTAATCAAGCTACATATCATAGTTCATGTGTGTACAATATATTGCTGTGCAAAACTGCAAATAGAGATTGCAGGAATAAACTACATAAATGAGATGAATAGCAAttagaaagattttttttctcctaggATGTATCTCAATTATTC
This genomic stretch from Gasterosteus aculeatus chromosome 20, fGasAcu3.hap1.1, whole genome shotgun sequence harbors:
- the LOC120810341 gene encoding peroxisomal carnitine O-octanoyltransferase gives rise to the protein MDNHPSESLAERTFQYQSSMPSLPVPSLEMSLSKYLNAVRPFAREDEFKATVDIVRTFQEGVGKELHHKLLQRAETKKNWLEESWLDAAYLEVRVPSQLNVNFCGPAPYLEHCWPPEEGTQLQRASISTWHTLQYWDLIRTERLPPQKSGNTVLDMDQFRMLFNTCKVPGVKKDTIRNYFKTEREGPCPSHLIVICRGRIFTFDAVCDGQILTPPELLRQLIYVKQCCEGEPEGDGVAALTSEERTRWALAREHLISIDPQHNGTILETIQSSLFVVSLDETTPYSTPDNYTSLTTEALTGNPAIRWGDKSYNALSFADGTFGSTCDHAPYDGIVLISMCWHLDQKIKDTEGKWRGSDTVRPVPRPEEMVFTVDEKVHSDIRHAKRQYYESAQDMQIVCYAFTAFGKAAIKQKKLHPDTFVQLAMQLAYQKMHKRPGSCYETAMTRKFYHGRTETMRPCTQEAVNWCKAMMDNTCDVDARRKAMRLAFIKHNKLMAEAQEGKGFDRHLLGLYLIAKEEGQPTPELFLDPLYAKSGGGGNFVLSSSLAGYTTVLGAGAPMVHRGYGFFYRIRDDRIVVSISAWKSCRETDAASLFNNFCSSLHEMFHLATTSQL